In bacterium 336/3, the following proteins share a genomic window:
- a CDS encoding short-chain dehydrogenase, whose product MKMLENKIIVVTGGNGLLGQEFIKDIRQEGGIAINIDIYYKQQTDFICDISDKKSVEGTVNEIINQYGKIDGWINNAYPRTSDWGVKFEDIPVESWQKNIDMHLNGYFICCQVILEVMKKQNNGAVINMGSIYGFLGPDFSVYQGTNMTMPAGYAAIKGGITNLTRYLASYYGKYNIRVNSISPGGIWDNQNEIFVNRYIEKIPLKRMAKPIDISPTASFLLSDKASYITGHNLVIDGGWSII is encoded by the coding sequence ATGAAAATGTTAGAAAACAAAATAATAGTTGTAACAGGAGGCAATGGTCTTTTAGGGCAAGAATTTATAAAAGATATTAGACAAGAGGGGGGGATAGCAATTAATATAGATATTTATTATAAGCAACAAACAGATTTTATTTGCGATATAAGTGATAAAAAAAGTGTTGAAGGTACTGTGAATGAAATTATCAATCAATATGGTAAAATAGATGGTTGGATTAATAATGCCTATCCAAGAACAAGTGACTGGGGCGTAAAATTTGAAGATATACCTGTTGAATCTTGGCAAAAAAATATAGATATGCATCTTAATGGTTATTTCATATGTTGTCAAGTTATCTTGGAAGTGATGAAAAAACAAAACAATGGAGCTGTAATTAATATGGGGTCTATTTATGGTTTTTTAGGACCAGATTTCAGTGTATACCAAGGCACTAACATGACTATGCCAGCAGGATATGCTGCAATAAAAGGAGGAATTACTAATTTAACTCGTTATTTAGCATCTTACTATGGAAAATATAATATTAGAGTTAATTCAATATCACCAGGAGGGATTTGGGATAATCAGAACGAAATATTTGTAAACCGTTATATAGAAAAAATACCATTAAAACGAATGGCTAAACCCATTGATATATCCCCTACGGCTTCATTCTTATTATCTGATAAGGCATCTTATATTACAGGGCATAATCTTGTCATTGATGGAGGATGGTCTATTATATAA
- a CDS encoding pyruvate dehydrogenase, with translation MAQVVLMPKMSDTMTEGVIAVWHKKVGDTIKSGDIVAEVETDKATMDLEAYEGGTILYIGVDAGKSAPIDGILYIVGKSGEDYQSLLGGGSTKVEVKTEPVAQPIVSEPVSTASAQTVDTSNIKAKVERMPKMSDTMTDGVIVAWHKKVGDSIKAGELLAEIETDKAVMELEAYEKGTILYLGVEAGGKVAVDDVLYIIGEAGADWQALLNGGTSVKATPASSNQTVSQNSPHNQTTVSVVNTDSNGRVKASPLAKKIAQDLGYDLSQIQGTGDGGRITKTDVENFKPSTQPQQTKSEVKSETKVESKSTTTTNNGFESYEEIPLSQMRKTIARRLSESKFTAPEFYLTIEIQMDKAIQARTRMNELSPVKISFNDIVIKAAAMALKQHPKINSSWLGDKIRVNHHVNIGVAMAVDEGLLVPVVRNTDMKSLSQIAGEVKDFSQKAKDKKLQPKDWEGSTFTISNLGMFGIDEFTAIINPPDACILAVGGIKETVIVEKGEMKVANIMKVTLTCDHRVVDGATGAEFLKTLKANVEEPMRMLV, from the coding sequence ATGGCTCAAGTTGTTTTAATGCCAAAAATGAGTGATACTATGACTGAAGGTGTCATAGCTGTTTGGCACAAAAAAGTAGGAGATACAATTAAATCTGGTGATATAGTGGCAGAAGTAGAAACTGACAAAGCTACTATGGACTTAGAAGCCTATGAGGGAGGAACAATTTTATACATTGGGGTAGATGCAGGAAAATCTGCTCCTATTGATGGCATTTTGTATATTGTTGGTAAATCTGGTGAAGATTATCAGAGTCTTTTGGGTGGTGGTAGTACTAAAGTTGAAGTAAAAACAGAGCCTGTTGCTCAACCAATTGTTTCTGAGCCTGTTTCAACAGCTTCTGCACAAACAGTAGATACTTCAAACATCAAGGCGAAAGTAGAAAGAATGCCAAAAATGAGTGATACCATGACAGATGGTGTAATTGTTGCGTGGCATAAAAAAGTTGGTGACAGCATCAAGGCTGGTGAATTGCTTGCAGAAATAGAAACTGACAAAGCAGTCATGGAGTTAGAAGCTTACGAAAAAGGAACAATTTTATATTTGGGGGTAGAGGCAGGTGGAAAAGTAGCTGTAGATGATGTACTTTATATTATTGGTGAAGCAGGTGCGGATTGGCAAGCATTATTGAATGGAGGAACAAGTGTAAAAGCTACTCCAGCGAGTTCTAACCAAACAGTTTCGCAAAATAGTCCTCATAATCAAACTACGGTATCTGTTGTAAATACAGATTCTAATGGTCGTGTGAAGGCTTCGCCTTTGGCTAAAAAAATAGCTCAAGATTTGGGTTACGATTTGAGCCAAATTCAGGGTACAGGAGATGGTGGCAGAATTACAAAAACTGATGTAGAAAATTTCAAACCTTCTACACAACCTCAGCAAACAAAATCGGAAGTTAAATCAGAAACAAAAGTAGAATCAAAATCTACAACAACCACCAATAATGGATTTGAGAGTTATGAGGAAATACCTCTTTCTCAGATGCGTAAGACTATTGCTCGAAGACTTTCTGAAAGTAAATTTACAGCTCCTGAATTTTATTTAACTATTGAAATTCAGATGGATAAAGCCATACAGGCTCGCACTCGCATGAATGAGCTTTCTCCTGTGAAAATTTCATTTAATGATATTGTCATCAAGGCTGCTGCAATGGCTTTGAAGCAACATCCAAAAATTAACTCATCGTGGCTTGGAGATAAGATTCGAGTAAATCATCATGTTAATATTGGTGTAGCAATGGCTGTGGATGAGGGACTTCTTGTTCCTGTTGTTCGCAATACTGATATGAAATCACTTTCTCAAATAGCAGGTGAAGTGAAAGATTTTAGTCAAAAAGCAAAGGATAAAAAATTACAACCAAAAGATTGGGAAGGAAGTACCTTTACAATTAGTAATTTAGGTATGTTTGGTATTGATGAATTTACAGCAATTATCAACCCTCCAGATGCGTGTATTTTGGCTGTGGGTGGTATCAAAGAAACTGTGATTGTAGAGAAAGGTGAAATGAAAGTAGCCAATATTATGAAAGTAACCCTTACCTGCGACCATAGAGTTGTAGATGGGGCTACTGGAGCGGAGTTTCTAAAAACACTTAAGGCAAATGTTGAAGAGCCTATGAGAATGTTGGTTTAA
- a CDS encoding pseudaminic acid synthase yields the protein MAVRIIAEAGVNHNGDIQIAQKLIEVAAQAGADIVKFQTFQADKLVSKSAKKADYQIVNTSDSQENTQLQMLKKLELSKESHDKLITYCQKQNIQFLSTGFDLESLDFLQDINIPLFKIPSGEITNLPYLKKIASFGKDVILSTGMANLGEIEQALNVLTKYGIQLSDITVLHCNTEYPTPMQDVNLRAMQSIQQAFGVKIGYSDHTMGIEIAIAAVALGATVIEKHFTLDKNADGPDHKASLEPDELKQMVTSIRNIEQALGNGIKKPSDSERKNIEIARKSIHLAKNLPAGHILTEQDFIMKRPANGISPMLLEQLIGRTLIKTQEEDYQLQWTDIV from the coding sequence ATGGCAGTACGTATTATAGCTGAGGCTGGTGTCAATCATAATGGAGACATCCAAATAGCTCAAAAACTAATAGAAGTGGCTGCTCAGGCAGGGGCTGATATTGTCAAATTTCAGACTTTTCAGGCTGATAAATTGGTAAGTAAAAGTGCAAAAAAAGCTGATTATCAGATTGTAAATACATCAGATTCGCAAGAAAATACTCAATTACAAATGTTAAAAAAATTAGAATTGAGTAAAGAATCACATGATAAACTTATTACATATTGTCAAAAGCAAAATATTCAATTTCTTTCCACAGGCTTCGATTTAGAAAGCCTTGATTTCTTGCAAGACATCAATATTCCCTTGTTTAAAATCCCTTCAGGAGAAATTACAAATCTACCTTATCTCAAAAAAATAGCTTCTTTTGGAAAAGATGTAATACTTTCCACTGGAATGGCGAATTTGGGGGAAATAGAACAAGCCTTGAATGTACTGACAAAATATGGAATACAACTTTCTGACATAACAGTATTGCATTGCAACACAGAGTATCCAACACCCATGCAAGATGTAAATTTAAGGGCAATGCAATCTATTCAGCAGGCTTTTGGAGTAAAAATAGGCTATTCTGACCATACGATGGGTATTGAAATCGCCATTGCTGCTGTGGCATTGGGAGCAACAGTCATAGAAAAACATTTTACATTGGATAAAAATGCTGATGGACCAGATCACAAGGCATCATTAGAGCCTGATGAACTTAAACAAATGGTAACCTCCATCAGAAATATTGAACAGGCTCTTGGTAATGGAATTAAAAAACCATCTGATTCAGAACGTAAAAATATTGAAATTGCTCGTAAAAGTATTCATTTAGCGAAAAATTTACCAGCAGGACATATCTTAACAGAACAAGATTTTATCATGAAACGACCTGCCAATGGAATTTCACCCATGCTTTTGGAACAACTGATTGGTAGAACACTTATAAAAACTCAAGAAGAAGATTATCAACTTCAATGGACAGATATTGTATGA
- a CDS encoding cytidyltransferase, which produces MNILVTICARGGSKGIPHKNIKKIANKPLIAYSINTAYNFAKYINQQGFHLDVALSTDDIEIKKTADHFGLKTEYLRPEYLATDSASKIETIEHLLEYHENVNNKKYDYTLDLDVSSPLRTLEDLKEAFGLILNDDKAVNIFSVSNAHKSPYFNMVEKKENGYYHLVSVPSQNIYTRQSSPIVYEMNASFYFYKQDFFINKYKSAITDKSLIYLMKHQCFDLDTIEDFEYMSFLIENNKLNFAI; this is translated from the coding sequence ATGAATATACTTGTAACTATTTGTGCTAGAGGAGGTTCAAAAGGTATTCCTCATAAAAATATAAAAAAAATAGCAAATAAACCATTAATAGCTTATTCTATCAATACTGCCTACAACTTTGCTAAATATATTAACCAACAGGGTTTTCATTTGGATGTAGCACTCTCAACAGATGATATTGAAATCAAGAAAACTGCTGACCATTTTGGATTAAAAACGGAATACCTACGTCCAGAATATTTGGCTACTGACTCTGCTAGCAAAATAGAAACCATAGAACATCTATTGGAATATCATGAAAACGTTAATAATAAAAAATATGATTATACTTTAGATTTAGATGTTTCATCTCCCCTGAGAACTTTAGAAGATTTAAAAGAAGCTTTTGGTTTGATTCTTAATGATGATAAAGCAGTCAATATATTTTCAGTAAGTAATGCTCATAAAAGTCCTTATTTCAATATGGTTGAAAAAAAAGAAAATGGGTATTATCATTTAGTTAGTGTTCCTTCTCAAAATATATATACTCGGCAGTCCAGCCCAATAGTTTATGAAATGAATGCCTCTTTCTATTTTTATAAGCAAGATTTTTTTATAAACAAATATAAATCTGCTATTACAGATAAATCTTTGATTTATTTAATGAAACATCAATGTTTTGATTTAGATACTATTGAGGATTTTGAATACATGAGTTTTCTCATAGAAAATAATAAACTAAACTTTGCAATTTAA
- a CDS encoding UDP-N-acetylglucosamine 2-epimerase, which yields MKVCVLTSSRADYGIYRPLLQKLKEDDFFQLSMIAFGTHLSPIHGYTLSEIEKDGFEIEECVESLILGDSAEAVSTALGVTITKFSSIWRKKQKNTDLIFCLGDRYEMLAAVLASVPFNIPIAHIHGGETTLGAIDNKFRHSLTQLAQYHFVSTQGHADKVIEMLGTNEKVYNVGALSLDNLLTLKRLSKQEFFQKYQIDIEKPTILFTFHPETVSFKRNEAYIQEIIEALKILKEKYQIIITMPNADTMGYMIREHLQNFAKGNNNIFVVESFGTLGYFSAIQHCSFLLGNTSSGIIEAASFGKYVINIGDRQKGRDAGKNVWHCAIQKEEILRKVDEIQNMELLTKQNIYGDGKASEKIIKILKNE from the coding sequence ATGAAAGTATGTGTATTGACAAGCTCCAGAGCAGATTATGGCATATACAGACCATTGTTGCAAAAATTGAAAGAAGATGATTTTTTTCAACTTTCTATGATTGCCTTTGGAACGCATCTTTCACCCATACATGGCTATACCCTCTCTGAAATTGAAAAAGACGGTTTTGAAATAGAAGAGTGTGTAGAAAGTTTAATTTTAGGAGACAGTGCTGAAGCTGTTTCTACTGCTTTGGGTGTAACTATTACAAAATTTAGTAGTATTTGGAGAAAAAAACAGAAAAATACAGATTTGATATTTTGTTTGGGAGATAGATATGAAATGTTGGCTGCTGTACTTGCATCAGTACCTTTTAACATTCCAATAGCTCATATACATGGTGGAGAAACAACACTTGGAGCAATAGATAATAAATTTAGGCATAGTTTAACGCAATTAGCACAATATCATTTTGTATCAACGCAAGGTCATGCTGATAAAGTAATAGAAATGCTTGGTACAAATGAGAAAGTTTATAATGTAGGAGCATTGAGTTTAGACAATTTATTGACTTTAAAACGGTTATCAAAACAAGAATTTTTTCAAAAATATCAAATTGATATAGAAAAGCCTACAATATTATTTACTTTTCACCCAGAAACAGTGTCTTTTAAGCGAAATGAAGCATATATTCAGGAAATTATTGAGGCATTAAAAATTCTAAAAGAAAAATACCAAATTATTATTACCATGCCTAATGCTGACACAATGGGTTATATGATTCGTGAACATTTACAGAATTTTGCAAAAGGAAATAATAATATATTTGTAGTAGAATCTTTTGGAACTTTGGGATATTTTTCTGCCATACAACATTGTAGTTTTCTGTTAGGAAATACTTCCAGTGGCATTATTGAAGCTGCCTCTTTTGGAAAATACGTGATTAATATAGGTGATAGGCAAAAAGGGAGAGATGCAGGAAAGAATGTATGGCATTGTGCAATCCAAAAAGAAGAAATTTTAAGAAAAGTGGATGAAATCCAAAATATGGAACTTCTAACCAAACAAAATATTTATGGTGATGGAAAAGCAAGTGAGAAAATTATAAAAATTTTAAAAAATGAATAA
- a CDS encoding NAD-dependent dehydratase, producing the protein MNKKILITGADGFIGSHLVEYLLEKGYDVRAFVLYNSFNSYGWLETLPKEKLKQIEIFSGNVCDPNGVRTAMEGIDTVFHLAALIAIPYSYHSPDSYIDTNIRGTLNILQAAKQLNTKRVLVTSTSEVYGTAQYVPIDEKHPFQGQSPYSATKIGADRLAESFYRSFNMPVTIVRPFNTYGPRQSARAVIPTIITQLLNGETEIKLGDIIPTRDLLFVKDTVQGFETISRFENTIGEEINIATQSEISVGDLAQKLIDMINPNAKIITDNQRVRPSNSEVYRLFGSNEKLKHLTDWQMNYTLDEGLKTTIEWFKQEENLKKYKHEIYNV; encoded by the coding sequence ATGAATAAAAAGATTTTAATTACAGGTGCTGATGGTTTTATCGGAAGTCATTTGGTAGAATATTTATTAGAGAAAGGATATGATGTAAGGGCATTTGTTTTGTATAATTCATTTAATTCTTATGGTTGGTTAGAGACACTACCCAAAGAAAAATTAAAGCAAATAGAGATATTTTCTGGAAATGTATGTGACCCCAATGGAGTAAGAACTGCTATGGAAGGAATAGACACAGTCTTTCACTTAGCAGCCCTTATAGCTATTCCTTATAGCTACCATTCACCTGATAGCTACATAGATACCAATATTCGAGGAACACTCAATATATTACAAGCAGCCAAACAACTCAATACAAAGAGAGTATTGGTAACATCTACATCAGAAGTTTATGGAACGGCTCAGTATGTACCTATTGATGAAAAGCATCCTTTTCAAGGACAATCTCCTTATAGTGCAACTAAAATTGGGGCAGATAGGCTTGCAGAGTCTTTTTATCGTTCTTTTAACATGCCTGTTACAATTGTTAGACCATTTAATACTTATGGACCTCGACAATCTGCAAGAGCTGTCATTCCAACAATTATTACTCAACTTTTAAATGGAGAAACAGAAATTAAATTAGGGGATATTATACCAACCAGAGATTTACTCTTTGTAAAGGATACAGTTCAAGGATTTGAAACCATCTCAAGATTTGAGAATACCATTGGTGAGGAGATTAATATAGCTACTCAATCAGAAATTTCGGTCGGTGATTTGGCTCAGAAGTTAATTGATATGATTAATCCTAATGCTAAAATCATTACAGACAATCAACGAGTACGTCCTTCCAATAGTGAAGTCTATCGTTTGTTTGGTTCTAACGAAAAACTTAAACACTTGACAGACTGGCAAATGAATTATACTTTAGATGAGGGTTTGAAAACTACCATAGAATGGTTTAAACAAGAGGAAAATCTAAAGAAATACAAACATGAAATTTATAATGTGTAA
- a CDS encoding nucleotidyltransferase, which produces MKNFNKHIINNTFSIKQALEKLNSFNSKDDLTLFVINENEQMIGTITDGDIRRGLLNGKNLNSSVMEIMFTQFRFLEKLNLSLDKVQYFRKLEINFIPILDENKRILKILDISENQSILPIDAVLMAGGKGERLKPLTETIPKPLLKVGQKPIIEYNLDRLEHFGVENIWISVRYLAEQIMEYLGNGSNKNLNIQYIKEEKPLGTAGSISLINDFKHDVVLLMNSDLLTNIDFEDFYKTFIESEASMCIATIPYKVSIPYAILETENHEVLDIKEKPSYIYQANAGLYLIQRKYLNLIPQNSFFDAPDLVQELIKLGKKISYYSILGYWLDIGKPEDYIKAQEDVNHIKF; this is translated from the coding sequence ATGAAAAATTTTAATAAACATATTATAAATAATACATTTTCAATTAAACAAGCTTTAGAAAAACTAAATTCTTTCAATAGCAAAGATGATTTAACACTATTTGTTATTAATGAAAATGAACAAATGATAGGAACTATTACAGATGGAGATATAAGACGAGGTTTACTGAATGGTAAAAATCTGAATAGCTCTGTTATGGAAATTATGTTTACTCAGTTCAGATTTTTAGAAAAATTAAATTTGAGTTTAGATAAAGTTCAATACTTCAGAAAGTTAGAAATAAATTTTATACCAATTTTAGATGAAAATAAACGGATATTAAAGATATTAGATATTTCTGAAAATCAGTCCATTCTGCCTATAGATGCAGTATTAATGGCTGGAGGTAAAGGAGAAAGACTTAAACCTCTTACAGAGACTATTCCTAAGCCACTCTTGAAAGTGGGACAGAAACCTATTATTGAATATAACTTAGATAGATTAGAGCACTTTGGAGTAGAAAATATATGGATTTCAGTTCGATACTTAGCAGAGCAAATTATGGAATATTTGGGGAATGGTTCAAATAAAAATTTAAATATTCAATATATTAAAGAAGAAAAACCTTTAGGAACAGCGGGATCTATTTCTTTAATAAATGATTTTAAGCATGATGTGGTTTTACTAATGAATTCGGATTTACTCACAAATATAGATTTTGAGGATTTCTATAAAACTTTTATAGAAAGTGAGGCTAGTATGTGTATTGCAACTATCCCATATAAGGTAAGCATACCTTATGCAATTTTAGAAACAGAGAATCATGAAGTATTGGATATTAAGGAAAAACCTTCGTATATTTATCAAGCAAATGCAGGTTTATATTTAATTCAAAGAAAATATCTGAATTTGATACCTCAAAACTCATTTTTTGATGCTCCGGATTTGGTCCAAGAATTAATAAAACTTGGTAAAAAAATTAGTTATTACTCAATTCTGGGTTATTGGTTAGATATAGGTAAACCCGAAGATTATATCAAAGCTCAAGAAGATGTTAATCATATAAAGTTTTAA
- a CDS encoding thioredoxin, with protein sequence MEEVLKPKKYINVYTEANPNPSSLKFVINYMLAPEGGNFDFPDKQTAEKSPIAWALFEKFEFVERVFIMNNFLTVTKKEGFEWEDIARDIKLFIQEYLEHDKPIFSKEFLQENNHLAINENDSEIVKKIKGILEEYIRPAVESDGGAINFHDFQEETGKVIVTLQGSCSGCPSSTVTLKAGIENLLKKMIPEVREVVAESL encoded by the coding sequence ATGGAAGAAGTCTTAAAGCCCAAAAAATACATCAATGTTTATACAGAAGCCAATCCTAACCCAAGCTCGCTAAAATTTGTCATCAATTATATGCTTGCTCCAGAGGGTGGTAATTTTGATTTTCCAGATAAACAAACTGCCGAAAAATCACCTATAGCATGGGCTCTTTTTGAAAAATTTGAATTTGTAGAAAGAGTATTTATTATGAATAACTTTCTAACAGTTACTAAGAAAGAGGGCTTTGAATGGGAAGATATTGCTCGTGATATAAAATTATTTATTCAAGAGTATTTGGAGCATGACAAACCTATTTTTAGTAAAGAGTTTTTACAAGAAAATAATCATCTGGCTATCAATGAAAATGATAGTGAAATTGTAAAGAAAATCAAAGGCATTTTAGAAGAGTATATTCGTCCTGCTGTAGAAAGTGATGGTGGAGCTATCAATTTCCACGATTTTCAGGAAGAAACAGGTAAAGTAATTGTTACACTACAAGGCTCTTGTAGTGGTTGCCCTTCATCTACAGTTACGCTGAAGGCTGGTATTGAAAATTTACTCAAAAAGATGATACCAGAGGTAAGAGAAGTAGTAGCAGAAAGTCTTTAA
- a CDS encoding oxidoreductase, whose translation MNVLIVGLGSIAHKHIDAVRKINPNASVFALRSGKVETEYVGVSNILDIKELNEKPDFIIISNPTYKHKDAIDLVTSVNTPIFIEKPLAESIIVAQEIRESINSKNIINYVACNLRFHQCLQFVFDYLKNNQFIINEVNSYCGSYLPNWRPHIDFKQNYSANEDMGGGVHLDLIHELDYIYWFFGLPLKVDKFLRKKSSLGINAVDYANYVLEYENFTASVILNYYRQDTKRTCEIVCSDRTLIIDLLHNNVKLNDELLFSSNERISDTYLHQMNYFWSCIKENKQTLNTIDNALDVLKICL comes from the coding sequence ATGAATGTATTAATAGTTGGGCTTGGTTCTATAGCACACAAACACATAGATGCTGTGCGAAAAATAAACCCTAATGCTTCTGTTTTTGCCCTTCGTAGTGGAAAAGTAGAAACAGAATATGTTGGAGTTTCAAATATTTTAGATATTAAAGAATTAAATGAAAAGCCTGACTTCATTATCATCTCTAATCCCACATACAAGCATAAAGATGCTATTGATTTAGTTACTTCTGTAAATACACCTATATTTATAGAAAAACCTTTAGCCGAAAGTATAATTGTCGCTCAAGAAATACGTGAAAGTATAAATAGCAAAAATATTATTAATTATGTAGCTTGTAATCTCAGATTTCATCAATGTTTACAATTTGTATTCGATTATCTGAAAAATAATCAATTTATTATCAATGAAGTAAATTCATATTGTGGTTCTTATCTGCCTAATTGGCGACCTCATATTGATTTTAAACAAAACTACAGTGCTAATGAAGATATGGGAGGTGGTGTACATTTGGATTTAATTCATGAACTAGATTATATTTATTGGTTTTTTGGACTTCCTCTAAAAGTAGATAAGTTTCTAAGAAAGAAGTCATCTTTGGGTATCAATGCTGTTGATTATGCTAATTACGTTTTAGAATACGAAAATTTTACAGCAAGTGTAATCTTAAATTACTATAGACAAGATACCAAAAGAACATGTGAAATAGTTTGCTCTGATAGGACTTTAATTATTGATCTACTTCATAATAATGTTAAACTAAATGATGAGCTATTATTTAGTAGTAATGAAAGAATTTCGGATACATATTTGCACCAAATGAATTACTTTTGGAGTTGTATTAAAGAAAATAAACAAACACTTAATACAATTGATAATGCTTTAGATGTTTTAAAAATTTGTTTATGA
- a CDS encoding macrolide ABC transporter ATP-binding protein → MEKKVIIETHHLARRYEMGSEVIHALKDISITIHKGEYVAFMGPSGSGKSTLMNIVGCLDTPTEGTYVLNGNQVSDMTDNELAEIRNKEIGFVFQTFNLLPRSTSLDNVALPLVYAGYSKSARVEKAMEALKNVGLDNRAKHKPNELSGGQRQRVAIARALVNDPSIILADEPTGNLDTKTSYEIMALFDALHKKGNTIIMVTHEEDIAKYAHRIVRLRDGLIESDEINHNVYQAPISNPS, encoded by the coding sequence ATGGAAAAGAAAGTCATCATAGAAACACATCATTTGGCAAGACGTTATGAAATGGGTAGCGAAGTCATTCATGCCCTTAAAGATATTAGCATTACCATCCATAAAGGTGAATATGTGGCTTTTATGGGACCTTCTGGCTCTGGAAAATCGACCTTGATGAATATTGTAGGTTGTTTAGATACTCCCACAGAAGGTACTTATGTACTCAATGGCAATCAGGTAAGTGATATGACAGACAATGAGCTTGCTGAAATTAGAAATAAGGAAATTGGTTTCGTTTTTCAGACTTTTAACTTACTTCCTCGTTCTACTTCTTTGGATAATGTAGCTCTTCCTCTTGTATATGCAGGCTATTCTAAATCTGCTCGTGTAGAAAAAGCCATGGAAGCCTTAAAAAATGTAGGATTGGATAATAGAGCCAAGCATAAGCCTAATGAGCTTTCGGGTGGACAAAGACAACGTGTTGCGATTGCAAGGGCTCTTGTCAATGATCCCAGTATTATTTTGGCAGATGAGCCTACAGGTAACTTAGATACTAAGACTTCTTATGAAATTATGGCATTGTTTGATGCACTTCATAAAAAGGGAAATACCATTATTATGGTAACTCACGAAGAAGACATTGCAAAATATGCACATCGTATTGTACGCCTGAGAGATGGTTTGATTGAGTCTGATGAAATCAATCACAATGTTTATCAAGCACCTATTTCCAACCCATCTTAA